A genomic window from Promicromonospora sukumoe includes:
- a CDS encoding DUF5808 domain-containing protein, producing the protein MGSSTSGGSGTKKHRKGGLNRLLTLVTISLAVAAIVKELRKPEDERTWNGKVAAVVPYDFRFPTLERAKERLWDPEAEHVVGPRVFGVGWAVNVGRVVAIVRAKLDV; encoded by the coding sequence GTGGGATCCAGCACGTCGGGCGGCAGCGGAACGAAGAAGCACCGCAAGGGCGGCCTCAACCGGCTCCTCACGCTCGTGACGATCAGCCTTGCGGTCGCGGCGATCGTGAAGGAGCTGCGCAAGCCGGAGGACGAACGCACCTGGAACGGCAAGGTCGCGGCCGTCGTGCCGTACGACTTCCGGTTCCCGACCCTGGAGCGCGCCAAGGAGCGGCTGTGGGACCCGGAGGCGGAGCACGTCGTCGGGCCGCGCGTCTTCGGCGTCGGCTGGGCGGTCAACGTGGGCCGGGTCGTCGCGATCGTCCGGGCGAAGCTCGACGTCTAG